A section of the Solitalea canadensis DSM 3403 genome encodes:
- a CDS encoding ArsR/SmtB family transcription factor produces MNLRRDVFQAIADPTRRAILVLVAAQAMTAGAIASNFDTARPTVSKHLQILTECELLKQEQTGREIYYHLNPQKMKEIADFIEPFRQMWDDRFNKLESIMKTYIKK; encoded by the coding sequence ATGAATTTACGACGCGATGTATTCCAGGCTATAGCTGATCCCACCAGAAGGGCTATACTCGTATTGGTTGCTGCTCAGGCAATGACCGCTGGTGCAATAGCCTCTAATTTTGACACGGCTAGGCCGACTGTTTCAAAACACTTGCAAATACTTACCGAATGCGAATTGCTTAAACAAGAGCAAACCGGAAGGGAAATCTACTATCACTTAAATCCTCAAAAAATGAAGGAAATAGCCGACTTTATTGAGCCGTTCCGCCAAATGTGGGACGACCGATTTAATAAACTGGAAAGTATCATGAAAACCTACATCAAAAAATAA